The DNA sequence AGTCTGATCCCTATACCTTATAGCTGCTTCTTTAGACATATCAAGATCATTAACGAGCTTAAAACACTCTATATTAAGCTATATCAACTATTTATAGATAACCGGATCGTAACTGGCAAATCAACCGACCTAACTCATTGAAAAATCATATTCTAAGCAAAAAAGAGATAAACAAGCTATAACACCATATAAGCAGAAGTTATGATTATTAGATATCTCAGCTCTCCTTAAGTATACAGTTACACCTGAACAACGTTCCGAATAAAACAGGTGTATTTGAGTATTTAAAAAATATAAATCCAGACCAGATCTTTGTAGTCACCAATAATGAGATGTAACTATTAATGAAGTTATTTTTATGTTTTATACTTGTTTGTATAATCCACCCCGTTCAAGCATCACAAACACCTTTAGATTTATCAACCCCTCAACATAACATTGGACAATCAATGATCGTGTATGAGGATATTGATGCCGGGATGAATTTTGAGCAAATACGTTTATTAACTAATGATGATTTCTATAGATTAAAACAAAGCATCTTTAGCACTCCTTTTAGCCAGTCAGCCTACTGGTTTAAGCTCTCTTTAAATAATACAGAAACATCTGCAGTTACGCGTCTGATTGTTTTTGAGCCACCCTGGCTTGATCATATCAATATAAGCATCATTTCACCTGGCGGCAATATCAAACAGATTGAACTGGGAAATACATTTAATTATGAGAAAAGAGGAATAGACCATTCTTTAATTAATTTTAAACACATGTTCGAACCCGGTGAATCTATTGTTTTCATGCAGGTTAAAACACGGGATCCTTTTGTATTTGCTGTTTCCATACTTGCAGAGCGTGATTTTCTATTCGAACAGATGCGGGAATCTAAAAAAACTGGATTTTTATATGGTGTAATGATCGCCCTGCTTTTATACAATTTATTTCTATATATTGGAATTAAAGAAAACTATTATTCTTATTATGTGCTTTTCGTAAGTGCTTTTTTAATCATGAACGCTTCATACAATGGTTATACTTTTAAGCTATTATTTTCACAAATCCCAGTATTGCAAACCTGGATTCAGAGTTTTTCTATTATTCTATTTTCACTAACTGGCTTATTATTTGCTCAATCATTTCTAAATCTAAAAAAATTCCATCCTCAACTTAATACGTTAACTAAAAACATAATTATAGGCTACGCAGTTGTAGCTGTATTTTCTGCTGTTTTAAGCGGTTACACCTTAAATGTTATTATTGCTGTTTCATTCGCTGGTTTTATCAGTGCTTATATTTTTTCTATTGCTCTGTATTCATGGAAAAGTGGAAACAGATCTGCACGTTTTTTCATAATGGGATCAGCCAGCGGATTAATAGGTACTATAGTCACTTCTAGTAGCGTAATGGGAATAATTCCATTTAGCTACATTACCTATAAAGCACTCGATTTCGGCATGTTAATTGACGCCGTATTTTTATCACTAGCTTTAGCTGATCGTGTAAGAATAACAAATAATGATAAATTAAAAGCCGAGCAGGCGTCTCTCACTGATGTGTTAACCGGCCTGAAAAATCGTCGCTCTTACTATGAAACACGAACACAGGAATTACATCGAATTGCCCGATACAAAAACAAACTTTCCATGATTACCCTGGATGTAGATCAGTTTAAACACTTTAATGATAATTTTGGACATGATGTAGGTGATCAGGTTTTAAAACATCTGGCAACAATTCTGGAAAAATCTAAACGTCAGGATGACTATGTATTCAGAATGGGTGGTGACGAGTTTTTACTCTTATTACCCGAGACAGATAAAGAAGAAGCTTCTCAACTAGCGGAACGAATAGCGACTACACTTGAAAATGAACGCTTAATTATAAATGACACCATACACAGAGTACATATATCCTCAGGCGTCGCTGAATTTTTACCCGATGACACCTCTATGAAAAGCGTAGAAAAAAGAGCCGATATTGCTCTGTATGAAGCAAAAGAAAGCACCTAATAACTAAACAACACCTTAATTATATTTTTAAGATTATTTTTTATACGCTGCCTTATTACAGTGTATTTATCACACGTTACAAACATACAGCCACCGGGTAACTTATACCCTGTTACGCATCAACGCATAATACATAACCGGTATAACAACTAATGTTAATAAAGTTGAAACCAGAATACCGAAAATAAGTGATATAGCAAGCCCGCTAAATATTGGATCATCCAGAATAAAGAAAGCCCCTAACATTGCTGCAAGCCCGGTTAACACAATCGGTTTAGCACGCACTGCACCCGCATTAATAACCGCTTTTTCAAATGCCATGCCCTGCTCAACCTGTTGATTAATAAAATCCACCAGTAAAATAGAGTTACGCACGATAATTCCGGCCAGCGCAATCATGCCGATCATAGATGTTGCAGTAAACTGCGCACCCAGTAATGCATGTCCGGGCATCACACCAATTATAGTTAGTGGAATCGGTGCCATGATAATTAGTGGCACCAGATAAGATCTGAATTGTGCAACAACCAGAAAATAAATTAAAATCAAACCAACTGAATAGGCTATGCCCATATCACGAAATGTTTCATAGGTAATCTGCCATTCACCATCCCATTTCATACTATATTGATAAGGGTTTTCTGGCTGATCAATCATATGTTGCTGCAATAAAGGCTTATCCTTCGTTAGCTTAGCCATAATATCAAACATGCCATAAAGCGGACTATCCAGATCACCTGATGTATCACCTGTTACCATTACTACCGGCAATAAATCTTTATGATAAATTGCATATTCAATTTTAGTGTTTTCTATACGGACCATTTCTGACAGAGGAATCAGCTTGCCGTCTCTATTATGCACACGCAGTGATAACAGGCTATCAACTCTAGCTCTATCTTCAACTTTAAATTGTAATCGTAACGGTAACGGATACTTCATATTACCTGTGTGTAGATAACTGACATCCTGACCTTTAACCACCGTAGAAATCAAACTAACTATCTGCTGCTGAGTAACACCAGCCATCGCTGCCTTTTGCTGATCAACATGAATAATGATTTTATCCGCTTCGGCTTCAATCGTATCATCCACATCAACGACATCAGCTGTGTTATCAAACACCTTACGAATGTCTTTCGCTACTTTATGTTGACCGCTGTAATTTAGCCCGTAAATTTCAGCAACTAATGGTGACATCACAGGAGGCCCGGGGGGCACTTCTACAATTTTAATATTGGCGTTATATTTTTTACCAATTAACTGTAATGGGTCGCGTAAATCACGAGCAATCTCATGACTCTTTTTATCCCGTTCTGATTTATCTAATAAATTAACCTGAATATCACCTTCGTTTGCCTGCTGGCGCAAATAATACTGACGCACTAAACCGTTAAAGTTGATCGGTGCGGCATCACCGGCATAAACCTGATAATTTGAAACTTCAGGCACCTTCGCTATAACTCGCCCTAACTCACCTAATACTCTGGTAGTTTTTTCCAGCGTTGTGCCTTCCGGCATATCTACAATCACCTGAAACTCTGATTTATTATCAAATGGCAGCATTTTCAAAACGACCTGTTTGAAACCAACCAGTGCGACTGAAGAAATCAGTAAAGCCAATATACCAATAAATAATTTTCGTCGATTAGACTGACCTTTTTCTCCACTTAAAAAGGGTGCCAGATATTTATTAAAAAACACATATAACTTTGAGTCTTCTTCATTTTCTACCTCAGACTGTGAATGACTTTGACCGGCTAAAACTTTATAAGCTAACCAGGGAGTAACCACAAAAGCCACCACCAGAGATATAAGCATGCCAAGACTGGCATTAATAGGAATCGGACTCATATAGGGCCCCATCATTCCGGTAACAAATGCCATTGGCAGAAGTGCAGCAATAACCGTGAATGTCGCGAGAATGGTCGGGCCACCCACTTCATCTACCGCTAACGGAATTGATTCTTTAAATGATTTTCCACCGAGTTGCATATGTCGGTGAATATTTTCAACTACAACAATGGCATCATCAACCAGAATACCGATAGAAAAAATTAACGCAAAAAGTGAAACCCGATTTAAGGTAAAACCCCAGGCCCAGGATGCGAATAATGTAATCGCCAGCGTAATAACAACTGCCAGCCCCACAATAATAGCTTCACGCCATCCCAGTGCAAATAAAACCAGTAATACAACAAATGTTGTGGCAAAAGCAAGTTTGCCAATAAGTTGTTTTGATTTTGCATCCGCTGTTAATCCGTAATTTCGGGTAATGGTAACTTCAACATTATCAGGAATAAAAACACCCTTTAACTGCTCAACCCGTTCAATGACCTGATTGGCAATTTCAACCGCATTCGTGCCTGGCTGTTTAGCAATTGCCAGTGTTACAGCTGGATACTCACCATGAATATTTTTCTGGTTTAAATCAGACCCTGCGCCTACACCAAACCAGCTTGTTTGCTCGGGATGTACAGCACCCCTTTTAACTTGCGCAACATCACGTAAATAAATGGGCTTGTCATTATGCATACCAACAACTAGATCTTTAACTTCTGACACTGAACTTAGAAACTGTCCGCTTTGAACTTCAACCTGATTGTTGTCACTAATAAGTTGGCCCGACCTATCTGAGCTATTACTCGCACGTAATGCATTCTCCAGATCACTGACCGATAATTTATATGCAGCCAGTGTGGTTGCATCGAGTAAAATTTGCACAACATCATTTGCTGCGCCTTTAGTGTAGATATCACGCGTACCCGGCACACGTTTCAGTTCAGCTTCAATTGCATGTGCCACTTTTGTTAATTCATAACGACCATGGGATTCGTCTTTAGTCCACAAAGTCATAGCAACAATTGGCACATCATCAATACCCTTAGGTTTGATAATAGGTTGAGCTACACCTAACCCCTGTGGTAACCAGTCCTGGTTTGAATACACTGTGTTATACAAACGCACAATTGCCTGAGTGCGATCTTCTCCCACTTTAAACTGCACGGTTAAAACAGACATGCCGGGCCTGGAGACAGAATAGATATGCTTGATACCTTCAATTTCTGAAAGCACCTGTTCAGCCGGTACACTAATCAATTGCTCAACATCACTCGCGGATGCACCGGGAAAAGCGATAAAAACATTTGCGAAGGTTACATTGATTTGCGGCTCCTCTTCACGGGGAGTAATCATTACCGCAAAAATGCCTAATAGAAAACCTAACAACGCGAGCAATGGAGTGATCTCGGTATTTAAAAAATACTGAGCGACCTTACCTGAGATACCGAGATTGTTATTCATTAATTTGTAACTCTCTTAAACATTGTCATATCTGAATATTTATATCTGGATTCCAGTTTGTATCAGGGGATGAGATACACACTGAAGCAACAGTCGTATTAATTAGTAATATGATCTTTATAATAAATAGTCGCTTTAACTGGATCGATTGCTACCTGATCATTTTCCTGCAGGCCAGATAATATTTCGATATTGCCATTTATCTGCTGTCCGGGTCTTACCTGTAATAAACTCAGCTCTTTTTGATCATTCATTACATACACACCCGTCATTTCACTGCGATGTGTTATAGCTGAAGCCGGCACCAGTAACTTGCGCATTTGCCCAATTGAAAATGCAACTTTAACCGCCATGCCCGGATACAGGCCATGACTACCTTGCGGTAAATTAACTCTGACTAAAAATGTATGACTATCAGCATCCGCATAAGGGCTTATTGTCATGGATTTTCCATCAACACTTTTACCGGCCACAAGCACTCTGGCTGCTTTAAATTGTCTGACAGGTAAAATAATATCCTGTGGAAGATTAACCGCGACCCTGAGTGACTCTAATGACAAACCGGTAAAAAGTGGTGCGCCCGTTTGAGCCGTTTCACCCACTTCAATATGGCGTTTAACTACAATACCGCTATAAGGTGCTCGCACGATCGTACGCTCAAGGTTTTCTTCAGCCTGATCTAAACGGGCGCGGGTTAACTTAAACTGAGACTCGGCTTTATCAACGGCCGATTTAGAAATCAGATTTTTACTGTGTAGCTGCTGCACTCGCAGAAACTCTGTTTCAGCCTGAGAAAAATCAGCCTGTGAGGCACGTAATTTTGCCTGCTGATCTTTATCACGCATACGCAGCAGAACATCATCTTTTTTCGCATAATCATTTACATCAAAATATATCTGCTTCACACGCCCTGATGTCTGGGCTGTAACCGTCGCTTTATTCACCGCCTCAACCAACGCATCAATAACCCGCTCCTGTTGAACCTCATGATATTGAGCGGCTGCCAGCTCAATGCCCTGCTCTTCAGCCTGTAGCGGAGCAGATGAAGCCAGTGTGTAAACACACAGCATTAATAATGGAATCTTCAAATCGGTAAAATCGAGAGTAAACATAGAATTCGTCTCTTTTATGCATTTAGGATGATGCTTTATAAGTGCGTATTAATATAGCACATATAATAAGAAAATTTGCCAGTAGTATCTGAGTGTATTAACTGAGCCGAAACCTGAAACAGTCTGGCATAAAGACCTGAATTTAGCCTTCCTGTAAATAACATTAAATTTTTGTTTCTTATATGATTGCTTTTAACCTGTTTTTTTAATTAAGAGAAATTAATCACATGCGTATGCATCTCAATTTTTTCATTAATATTTGTAGCATGATGCTAATTTTTATCAGCGGCAACTGCAAAGCATCACCAACATCAAACGAATTCATTAAATGTAAAAAATGGCTGTTTCAATACTTGAGCATTGCCTGAACGAAAACACTTATTACCAGAATGAATTTTGTTGGAAAAAATCAAATGATGTTTATAACTCATGCTCAAGGCAGGTTAAGCAAACTCATAACTCAAATGAAAGAAATTCTAAAAGAAAGGCTGAGTTGAAGATTCATTTAGAACAAATTTATGATTACTTATTCTATAAATTAAACAAAGACAAAAAGGAGAGCGGTGACAATCGAGAATTATTAGCCTTTCCATTTGTCACCGACCCCTTCCCTCTTTTATGAAGGGCTGCCTCTCCGCCAGTTAACTACCATCTTTTAAATGAGTACTTAACTTTCGTTACGTACTAATAGAGGGATTGATGGCACACATCCCTTCGGGGCGCTGTAAAAGCATCGCGTCGAAAAAGCGCTGTCCTGCGCTTTTTTCGAAACTGGTTCGAACCAAATACTACCTTTCCACATACATAAAAAAAGGCCCCCTGAAAAACAGGGAGCCTTTTTTTATGTATGGCGGAGAGGCAGGGATTCGAACCCTGGGTCGGGATGAACCGACGCCGGTTTTCAAGACCGGTGCATTCGACCACTCTGCCACCTCTCCAGGTTCGAGCGCCCAATAAATGGGTGTTACATCGAGGTGGCGAATAATACTGGAAAATTATGTGTAAAACCAGTCTCTTGTGACTTTTTTATGCGAAAAAGCCTAATCACACCAAAGAAGTTGGTATGCACTTGAAAAATCACACAAATAGCCACACATAGTGAACTAAGAATGGCTTTGCCTTGTCTCAAACACAATGGTAATCTAACGCCAACCAAATAACTTAAACGTACGGGAATTTAATGAACAATCCAAATATCTCAATAGGTCGCTCTCAGGAGTCGGTTCTTGCAACGAATAAAGTGCTTAAAAACACGTATATGTTGCTTTCTATAACGCTGATATTCAGTGCTATTACTGCTTTTATCGGTATGCAAATGCAAATTGGTCAGGGCGTTGCGATGATTGCAACTTTTGGCGCTATTGGCATTTTGTGGTTTGTATTGCCTCGTACAGCTAATTCTGCTGCGGGTATTCCGACAATATTTGCCTTCACCGGTCTAATCGGCCTGGGCATGGCTCCAATGCTTAATATGTACCTTGCGGTTAATCCTAGCGTTGTTTCTACTGCACTGGGTGGCACGGGTGTGATATTCCTTGGTCTTTCAGGTTACGCACTGACTACACGTAAAGATTTCAGCTTTATGGGCGGATTCCTTATGGTGGGTATGCTGGTTGTGATCGTTGCAGCTCTAGCTAATATCTTCCTGCAGATGCCGGTTATGGGTCTGGTTGTTAGTGGCGCAATCGTAATGCTAATGAGTGGTTTGATTCTGTATGAAACATCTTCAATCATTCACGGTGGCGAAACTAACTATATTATGGCAACTGCTAGCCTGTTCCTTTCTATAATCAACCTGTTCCAGGCTCTATTGCACCTGCTTAGCGCTTTTGGTGGTGATGATTAATCATCACACCAACTGGTAACACCCTTCACGCCCCGGTTATCCGGGGCGTGTTGTTTCTAAACATTAAATATTAATAGAGATAAGTATGGATTGGTTAAAAATAGGCAGTGCGGTCTTTCTAATCGCGATGATCGTGTTTATATGGCCACGCATGAAACATGCGGTAGCAAACTCCCCTAAGGGAACCATGCAAGACTGGATGGGATATATTGTGCCACTGGCCGCAGTGATTGGTTTTGTATTTCTACTGATACAGATGGTTTAATGGCGACCAGAGCCTGAAACCACCAATAAATAGTTGATTTTGATGATTTAACCCCTATATATCCCATTCTTTATGGGTTTATAATTTACGATTAACCTTTAATATACTCCCCCAAACAACGATTATTTGAGATATTTATGCAAGAAGAACATCCATTTGCCCCTTTTATACGCATACTTGGTAAAGGTAAAAACGGCTCACGTGGTTTAACCGCTGAAGAAGCATTTGAATCAATGAGTATGGTTCTGGAAGACAAGGTAACCGCCGAGCAGCTGGGTGCATTTTTAATGCTGTTACGTGTTAAAGAAGAAACGCCGGAAGAAGTTGCAGGTTTTGTTCGTGCGATTAGACACTTTCTCAAACAGGATGGGCAAACTTATGCTGATCTTGACTGGTCGTCTTATGCAGGTAAACGTCGTCATTCTCCGTGGTACGTATTAAGTGCATTATTACTAGCCGATAATGGTATCAAGGTTTGTATGCACGGTGCAGAAGGCCATACACCGGGTCGTATGTATACCTCTGAAGTATTAAAGCCACTTGGCATAGAAACCAGCACCACTCTGGATCATGCGAAACAGCAGATTGAAAAAAATAACTTCTGTTATATGCCTATATCAACAATTAGTGACCGGTTGAAGGATATTATAGAGCTACGTCCGTTTTTAGGCTTACGCTCTCCAATTCATACCGTTGGCCGAATGATAAACCCGTTAAAAGCGCCCCACTCTATTCAGGCTATTTTTCACCCGGGTTATCAATCAGTACATCAGCACGCTGCCAATATTATGGGTGAAGAACAGATTGCAGTATTTAAGGGTGAAGCAGGTGAAGTTGAACGTAACCCGGATACAAAATGCACCGTATCTTATGCCATTGATGGAAAAACATGGGATGAAGAATGGCCCGCCATTTTTGCCAAACGCCATGTAAAAGAAAGCACGCTGGATGAAAACAGACTGGGCCCTTTCTGGCGCGGTGAAGAAACAGACGAGTATGCAGAAGCGGCAATTGTGGGTACGACCGCTATTGCCCTGCGTTTATTAAATAAAGCAGAAACACCGGATCAGGCATTAGAACTGGCTCAGGATATGTGGACTAAGCGGAACAAAACAAAACATTAGAAGAAAATTTATTTTCTCAAAAAACAGAAAGCATTAATACGATGGAATGCCAGTCAGTAACAACGAAATAAATACAACTGGAGAAATATCAATGACTATAGAACGAGCACTTTTTGCAATGGGCGGCATCATGGTTATGCTGACATCTTTATTAGCCATATTCCATCACCCTAACTGGACATGGGTTACCCTGTTTGTTGGCTTTAACTGTTTTCAAAGTTCATTCACAGGCTTCTGCCCACCGGCGTGGTTAATGAAAAAATTTGGCCTTAAATCTGAAGCTGAAAACGCGGCAGAAACCAATAACTAAACTTTTATTATCATCCCTGATATTTTCCCCCGGGAATTTATTCAGGCGTGATTAATATTTCTCACTAATGAAATCACACCTAACAACATTAATTATTGCTTTAGTCGTCGGTTATTTTGGCGGTTACATGAGTAACACGGATTATTTCAATTCTGAAAAATCCTCTCACAAAAACAGCGCCAATAATAACAACCAGAAACCGAACCCATTTCAAACTCAGGCCGATTCTGATGATCTGGCATATCAGTTTGAATTGCTGCAATATAAATTTGACGGACTCCAGAACCAGGTCGAAACACTGAAAGTTTCTTTAAAAAATAACACTATTTCACAAAACGATGCTGAAGATTCTTCTGGTAAAAATAACAGTAAGAAAAAAATAAAATCTAATGTAACACCCAACGCTGAAAATCTAATTGCATCTGGTATTAACCCGGATATTGCAGAAGATATTCTACGTCGCATGAGCCAGCAGGATTTCAGACGCCTTGAATTACAAAATATGATGAGACGCTCCAGCTCTACACAGAGAAGAGAATACAGCAAAGAACTGAGGGAACTGAATTCAAATAAAATTACACTGCGCTCAGAAATGGGAGATGATGCATACGATCAGTATTTATATGTAAGCGGACAGAATAATCGTGTAAAGGTAAGTTCAGTTATGGCAGGCTCACCCGCCGAGTCTTCCGGTTTTCAACCCGATGACATCATCTTATATTACGACGATAAAAAAATACTAAGCTGGCCTGATGTCAGAGCAGCAACAATGCAGGGTGAAATAGGCAGTTATACCAGTATTGAAATTATACGTGACGGCACTCAAATGAGTTTGATGGTACCCAGAGGCACTTTAGGTGTTCAGCTTGATGCGGTGCAGATAGAACCCGCACAGTAATTTTTTACTCTGTTAAAAAATTAAATAATAAAGAGATCTTAGTTACTGTTATTTTTCATCAAGTAACTTACGTATTCTTTGTAGTAAATCTATAGAGCTAAAGGGCTTGTATAATATATTCTGTTGCAGATTTTCATCAACCATAGTCATATTACGATTATCGGCAAAACCACTGGCAAGTTGAATTTTTATTTCAGGGTATTTTTCATTAACAATAGCTGCAAGTTGATAACCATCCATTTCAGGCATAATGATATCGGTAATCAATAAATCAATTGTTTCATGTTCTAAAACGTCCAGTGCATTTTTAGCATTTTCAGCAGAGATCACATTAAACCCATGTACAGTTAGTGTTTCACTACCTAAATTGAGTAATGCGGGTTCGTCATCTACTAGCAGAATAGTTTCTGTGCCATTAATGTCTTCAACATTATTTTCTTCAATCAATTTTTTCTTATCTTTAGTTTCATGATAGCGAGGAAAATAAAGAGCAAAACGAGTTCCCTTATTGCGTTCAGAATAAACTTTAATGGTACCTCCACTACGGCGTACAAAACCGTAAACTTGACTCAAACCCAGCCCGGTACCTTGCTCCCCCTTGGTGGAAAAGAAGGGTTCAAAGATTTTTTCTCTGGTTTCTTTATCCATGCCATGGCCTGTATCTGTTATGTTGAACAGAACATAATCTCCTGCTGTAAGACCTAGCGCCTGTGCATCCATCTGATTTATTGTTTGGTTACAGGTATGCATGGTTAATTTGCCGTTACCTTCTATAGCATGCATGGCATTAATGCTTATATTAAGGATGGCATCTTCAGTTTCGCTGTCTTCCAGGTAGATGGGCCAAAGATCTTTCTGTAAATCAAATACCAGTTTAATGCGTACTGTAAGGGTCTTTTCCAGCATATGCTGCTGACTCTTCAGTAGGGAATTGAGATCTATATTAACGGCTTCAGAATTTTTTTCATTTTTGCGTGAGAAAGAGAGTAATTTTTTTGTCAAAATAGCGCCACGTTTACCCGCATGGTGTATTTCATGAGCA is a window from the endosymbiont of Galathealinum brachiosum genome containing:
- a CDS encoding glycosyl transferase family protein codes for the protein MQEEHPFAPFIRILGKGKNGSRGLTAEEAFESMSMVLEDKVTAEQLGAFLMLLRVKEETPEEVAGFVRAIRHFLKQDGQTYADLDWSSYAGKRRHSPWYVLSALLLADNGIKVCMHGAEGHTPGRMYTSEVLKPLGIETSTTLDHAKQQIEKNNFCYMPISTISDRLKDIIELRPFLGLRSPIHTVGRMINPLKAPHSIQAIFHPGYQSVHQHAANIMGEEQIAVFKGEAGEVERNPDTKCTVSYAIDGKTWDEEWPAIFAKRHVKESTLDENRLGPFWRGEETDEYAEAAIVGTTAIALRLLNKAETPDQALELAQDMWTKRNKTKH
- a CDS encoding BAX inhibitor protein: MNNPNISIGRSQESVLATNKVLKNTYMLLSITLIFSAITAFIGMQMQIGQGVAMIATFGAIGILWFVLPRTANSAAGIPTIFAFTGLIGLGMAPMLNMYLAVNPSVVSTALGGTGVIFLGLSGYALTTRKDFSFMGGFLMVGMLVVIVAALANIFLQMPVMGLVVSGAIVMLMSGLILYETSSIIHGGETNYIMATASLFLSIINLFQALLHLLSAFGGDD
- a CDS encoding GGDEF domain-containing protein, yielding MKLFLCFILVCIIHPVQASQTPLDLSTPQHNIGQSMIVYEDIDAGMNFEQIRLLTNDDFYRLKQSIFSTPFSQSAYWFKLSLNNTETSAVTRLIVFEPPWLDHINISIISPGGNIKQIELGNTFNYEKRGIDHSLINFKHMFEPGESIVFMQVKTRDPFVFAVSILAERDFLFEQMRESKKTGFLYGVMIALLLYNLFLYIGIKENYYSYYVLFVSAFLIMNASYNGYTFKLLFSQIPVLQTWIQSFSIILFSLTGLLFAQSFLNLKKFHPQLNTLTKNIIIGYAVVAVFSAVLSGYTLNVIIAVSFAGFISAYIFSIALYSWKSGNRSARFFIMGSASGLIGTIVTSSSVMGIIPFSYITYKALDFGMLIDAVFLSLALADRVRITNNDKLKAEQASLTDVLTGLKNRRSYYETRTQELHRIARYKNKLSMITLDVDQFKHFNDNFGHDVGDQVLKHLATILEKSKRQDDYVFRMGGDEFLLLLPETDKEEASQLAERIATTLENERLIINDTIHRVHISSGVAEFLPDDTSMKSVEKRADIALYEAKEST
- a CDS encoding efflux transporter periplasmic adaptor subunit gives rise to the protein MFTLDFTDLKIPLLMLCVYTLASSAPLQAEEQGIELAAAQYHEVQQERVIDALVEAVNKATVTAQTSGRVKQIYFDVNDYAKKDDVLLRMRDKDQQAKLRASQADFSQAETEFLRVQQLHSKNLISKSAVDKAESQFKLTRARLDQAEENLERTIVRAPYSGIVVKRHIEVGETAQTGAPLFTGLSLESLRVAVNLPQDIILPVRQFKAARVLVAGKSVDGKSMTISPYADADSHTFLVRVNLPQGSHGLYPGMAVKVAFSIGQMRKLLVPASAITHRSEMTGVYVMNDQKELSLLQVRPGQQINGNIEILSGLQENDQVAIDPVKATIYYKDHITN
- a CDS encoding DUF2892 domain-containing protein, coding for MTIERALFAMGGIMVMLTSLLAIFHHPNWTWVTLFVGFNCFQSSFTGFCPPAWLMKKFGLKSEAENAAETNN
- a CDS encoding multidrug transporter AcrB, which codes for MNNNLGISGKVAQYFLNTEITPLLALLGFLLGIFAVMITPREEEPQINVTFANVFIAFPGASASDVEQLISVPAEQVLSEIEGIKHIYSVSRPGMSVLTVQFKVGEDRTQAIVRLYNTVYSNQDWLPQGLGVAQPIIKPKGIDDVPIVAMTLWTKDESHGRYELTKVAHAIEAELKRVPGTRDIYTKGAANDVVQILLDATTLAAYKLSVSDLENALRASNSSDRSGQLISDNNQVEVQSGQFLSSVSEVKDLVVGMHNDKPIYLRDVAQVKRGAVHPEQTSWFGVGAGSDLNQKNIHGEYPAVTLAIAKQPGTNAVEIANQVIERVEQLKGVFIPDNVEVTITRNYGLTADAKSKQLIGKLAFATTFVVLLVLFALGWREAIIVGLAVVITLAITLFASWAWGFTLNRVSLFALIFSIGILVDDAIVVVENIHRHMQLGGKSFKESIPLAVDEVGGPTILATFTVIAALLPMAFVTGMMGPYMSPIPINASLGMLISLVVAFVVTPWLAYKVLAGQSHSQSEVENEEDSKLYVFFNKYLAPFLSGEKGQSNRRKLFIGILALLISSVALVGFKQVVLKMLPFDNKSEFQVIVDMPEGTTLEKTTRVLGELGRVIAKVPEVSNYQVYAGDAAPINFNGLVRQYYLRQQANEGDIQVNLLDKSERDKKSHEIARDLRDPLQLIGKKYNANIKIVEVPPGPPVMSPLVAEIYGLNYSGQHKVAKDIRKVFDNTADVVDVDDTIEAEADKIIIHVDQQKAAMAGVTQQQIVSLISTVVKGQDVSYLHTGNMKYPLPLRLQFKVEDRARVDSLLSLRVHNRDGKLIPLSEMVRIENTKIEYAIYHKDLLPVVMVTGDTSGDLDSPLYGMFDIMAKLTKDKPLLQQHMIDQPENPYQYSMKWDGEWQITYETFRDMGIAYSVGLILIYFLVVAQFRSYLVPLIIMAPIPLTIIGVMPGHALLGAQFTATSMIGMIALAGIIVRNSILLVDFINQQVEQGMAFEKAVINAGAVRAKPIVLTGLAAMLGAFFILDDPIFSGLAISLIFGILVSTLLTLVVIPVMYYALMRNRV